From Synergistota bacterium, one genomic window encodes:
- the ade gene encoding adenine deaminase: MRIEDILPVARGKVPADLLLKNAKVVNVFSGEIEKTNVAIFRKRIAGLGKGYTEGKRVIDLKGSYLVPGLIDAHVHIESSMVDPVQFARAVLIRGTTTVIADPHEIANVAGLKGVEYILNYTEGIPLNIYVMIPSCVPATSMEGSGAEISVVDMIGFVEKHPRVLGLGEVMNFPGVIEGERDVIAKIELLRHKYKKIDGHCPSLSGKDLNAYICAFIRSDHECATLEEAREKLARGMQILIREGSAARNLDDLIPLFNEMNHYFISFCTDDKHPDDILEEGHIDYMVRRSIQRGVPPVMAIRAATINTARHYNLRSMGAIAPGYKADMVVVDDLYDFKPRIVIKDAVLVAEDGELKVDIVGAPCSSFAVEASFKCPLISQDDLLVKANGERIRVIGLKSRSIYTEGRVEKVEAKGDGFLLPDVERDLLEIAIINRHKPQKIISKGFLKGLGLKRGAIATSVGHDSHNLCVVGADLNDMVLAANEVISIGGGLVVVSGGKVLGKLPLPIGGLMSVKSMETVAREVRNLKRITKELGSKLDDPFMTLSFVQLPVIPEIRITDRGIVDVRSFSFVPLFL, encoded by the coding sequence ATGAGGATAGAGGATATTCTTCCCGTTGCGAGGGGGAAAGTTCCTGCAGATCTTCTTCTAAAGAATGCTAAGGTGGTTAACGTCTTCTCGGGAGAGATTGAGAAAACTAACGTTGCTATTTTCCGAAAAAGGATAGCGGGGCTTGGAAAGGGGTATACCGAGGGGAAAAGAGTTATAGATCTGAAGGGATCGTATCTCGTTCCTGGTTTGATAGATGCTCACGTTCATATAGAGAGTTCGATGGTGGATCCGGTTCAGTTCGCGAGAGCGGTTCTAATCAGAGGAACTACCACTGTAATTGCTGATCCGCATGAGATAGCAAATGTCGCTGGGTTAAAGGGGGTGGAGTACATATTAAATTATACGGAAGGGATACCGCTTAACATATATGTCATGATTCCCTCGTGCGTGCCGGCAACCTCAATGGAAGGCAGTGGGGCAGAAATCAGCGTCGTGGATATGATAGGCTTCGTTGAGAAACATCCCCGTGTTCTGGGGCTTGGTGAGGTTATGAACTTCCCTGGCGTTATAGAGGGCGAAAGGGACGTTATAGCCAAAATAGAGCTTTTAAGGCATAAATATAAAAAGATAGATGGCCACTGTCCTTCCTTAAGTGGGAAGGATTTGAACGCTTATATATGTGCTTTTATAAGATCGGATCACGAGTGTGCTACTCTTGAGGAGGCGAGGGAGAAACTTGCAAGAGGTATGCAGATATTAATAAGGGAGGGTAGCGCAGCTCGCAACCTGGATGATTTAATACCTCTCTTTAATGAAATGAACCATTATTTTATTTCATTTTGCACCGATGATAAGCATCCGGATGATATTCTTGAGGAGGGACATATAGATTATATGGTTAGAAGATCTATACAAAGAGGAGTCCCGCCAGTTATGGCAATAAGGGCTGCCACTATAAATACTGCGAGGCACTACAATCTCAGGAGCATGGGGGCTATAGCACCGGGATACAAAGCAGATATGGTCGTCGTTGACGATTTATATGATTTTAAACCAAGAATAGTGATAAAGGATGCTGTTTTGGTAGCAGAGGATGGAGAGCTCAAAGTGGATATAGTAGGGGCTCCCTGTTCCTCATTTGCGGTTGAAGCTTCCTTTAAATGTCCCCTGATTTCTCAGGATGATTTATTAGTAAAAGCCAATGGAGAAAGAATTCGAGTTATAGGCTTAAAAAGCAGAAGCATATATACCGAGGGGCGTGTGGAAAAGGTTGAAGCTAAGGGAGATGGTTTCCTTCTGCCTGATGTTGAGAGAGACCTTCTTGAGATAGCGATAATAAATAGGCATAAGCCACAGAAAATAATATCTAAGGGCTTTCTCAAAGGGCTTGGGCTTAAAAGGGGTGCTATAGCTACCTCTGTTGGTCACGATTCTCATAACCTGTGCGTGGTCGGTGCTGATCTTAATGATATGGTTCTTGCAGCCAACGAGGTGATATCTATTGGAGGAGGCTTAGTTGTCGTAAGCGGTGGAAAAGTCTTGGGGAAACTTCCCCTTCCCATAGGAGGATTGATGTCCGTTAAGAGCATGGAAACGGTGGCAAGGGAGGTAAGAAATCTCAAGAGGATAACTAAGGAGCTTGGCTCAAAGCTCGATGATCCATTTATGACTCTTTCCTTTGTTCAGCTTCCCGTTATACCAGAGATAAGGATAACGGATCGAGGAATAGTGGATGTAAGAAGCTTTTCCTTTGTTCCTCTTTTTCTCTAA
- a CDS encoding dicarboxylate/amino acid:cation symporter, with amino-acid sequence MWRRYLEISVLTKILIGLVAGVIIGLLVGPQMVVLKPLGDLFMRLLKMIVMPVVFFSLVVGAASIEPARLGRVGVKIILYYLFTSACAVAIGLLMGNLFHPGAGLKLAGITGKALSKTPPSLTKVLLEIVPKNPFAALAKGQVLPTIFFAIVLGIALSLLKMSKQEGIKTSAETAIRVFDGLANAIYKIVAGVLQYAPIGVFALVGIVFGKQGAKAAGPLLIVILAVYLGLFIHIFLVYGSFLRIFGVGLFKFLSKAKEAMLTAFVTRSSSGTLPVTMTVAREEMGLPVGIYSFTLPLGATVNMDGTALYQGVCALFVANAIGLKLALSQQIVIIVTAVLASIGTAGVPGAGAIMLLMVLDSIGVKLTEGSAAAMAYAMILGIDAILDMGRTMVNVTGDLTGTVIVSKSEREVDESKWR; translated from the coding sequence ATGTGGCGGCGGTATCTTGAGATCAGCGTTCTAACGAAGATACTCATCGGTCTTGTTGCTGGTGTGATCATCGGCCTTTTAGTTGGACCTCAGATGGTTGTTCTAAAGCCCCTTGGTGATCTTTTTATGAGACTGTTGAAAATGATCGTTATGCCGGTTGTATTCTTCTCGCTTGTAGTAGGAGCTGCGAGCATTGAGCCAGCGAGGCTTGGTAGGGTTGGCGTTAAGATTATTCTTTACTATCTCTTTACGTCGGCTTGTGCGGTTGCTATAGGTTTGCTCATGGGAAACCTCTTTCATCCAGGAGCTGGGCTCAAGTTAGCCGGCATAACGGGAAAGGCTTTATCTAAAACACCGCCTTCTTTAACGAAGGTGCTTCTTGAAATAGTACCGAAGAATCCTTTCGCAGCGCTTGCTAAAGGGCAAGTTCTTCCGACGATATTTTTCGCCATAGTTTTGGGGATAGCCCTTTCGCTTCTTAAAATGAGTAAACAGGAGGGCATAAAGACATCTGCTGAGACCGCTATAAGGGTATTCGATGGGCTTGCAAATGCTATCTATAAAATAGTTGCAGGTGTTCTTCAATACGCTCCTATAGGGGTTTTTGCTCTTGTAGGTATAGTGTTTGGAAAGCAGGGAGCTAAAGCTGCTGGACCACTGTTGATAGTTATTCTTGCTGTTTACTTGGGATTGTTCATACACATATTCTTGGTATATGGAAGCTTTCTTAGAATTTTTGGTGTAGGATTATTTAAGTTCCTTTCCAAAGCCAAGGAGGCAATGCTAACTGCATTCGTTACGAGAAGCAGTAGTGGTACTTTGCCGGTAACGATGACAGTTGCGCGTGAGGAGATGGGTCTTCCGGTTGGGATTTATTCCTTTACGCTTCCTCTTGGAGCTACGGTTAATATGGATGGAACGGCGTTATATCAAGGAGTTTGCGCTTTGTTTGTGGCTAACGCTATTGGGTTAAAGCTTGCTTTATCCCAGCAGATAGTGATTATAGTTACCGCTGTTTTGGCTTCCATAGGAACTGCGGGTGTTCCTGGAGCAGGAGCGATAATGTTGCTTATGGTTCTTGATTCCATAGGTGTTAAGCTTACCGAGGGAAGTGCTGCAGCGATGGCTTACGCTATGATACTCGGTATCGATGCGATTCTTGATATGGGTAGAACGATGGTTAATGTGACCGGAGACCTCACTGGTACCGTTATAGTTAGTAAGTCGGAGAGGGAAGTGGATGAGTCAAAGTGGAGGTAA
- a CDS encoding aspartate/glutamate racemase family protein: MSQSGGKIIGILGGMGPEATADLFLKIIKLTPASRDQDHLRVIIDSNPKIPDRTAYILGGGEDPFPALLKTALNLKKAGVDFAIMPCNTAHYFLDRLVKESGLKFLSMIEAVCREIEARVLPPAKIGLLATDGTLKVGLYHNALEKRNYVPLCPSAEGQRLVMKSIYDGVKAGQLDKAREWIKEPLREMMAQGVKAVILGCTELPLLFEREEVEGVFLIDSTLALAKMAVEFAINKE, encoded by the coding sequence ATGAGTCAAAGTGGAGGTAAGATAATAGGTATCCTCGGGGGTATGGGTCCCGAAGCGACAGCAGATCTATTTTTGAAAATAATAAAACTCACTCCGGCAAGCAGGGATCAGGACCACTTGCGAGTTATTATAGATTCTAATCCTAAAATTCCAGACAGAACGGCATATATACTGGGGGGCGGGGAAGATCCTTTCCCCGCCTTGCTTAAAACGGCTCTCAACCTTAAGAAAGCAGGAGTAGATTTTGCCATTATGCCATGTAATACTGCTCACTACTTTCTGGACAGGCTCGTCAAAGAAAGTGGGCTTAAGTTTTTGAGCATGATTGAGGCAGTTTGCAGGGAAATCGAAGCAAGAGTACTTCCCCCGGCGAAGATCGGACTTCTTGCCACTGATGGAACTTTAAAAGTAGGACTATATCATAACGCCTTGGAAAAACGCAACTACGTTCCTTTGTGCCCCTCTGCAGAGGGGCAGAGGCTCGTTATGAAAAGCATTTATGATGGCGTTAAAGCTGGACAGCTTGATAAGGCAAGAGAATGGATTAAGGAACCTCTTCGTGAAATGATGGCGCAGGGAGTAAAGGCTGTAATTCTGGGATGTACGGAGCTCCCTTTGCTATTTGAGAGAGAGGAGGTAGAGGGAGTCTTCTTAATCGATTCCACCCTCGCCCTTGCGAAAATGGCGGTTGAATTCGCTATTAATAAGGAGTAA
- a CDS encoding HD domain-containing protein, with the protein MKRVYVDELKPGDKLAWPVYLGSGEILLEAGKVLTEEDIDRLHEWRIVEVLVEGYDELERELEEEKILKEVFREAHRQAVEHSKRILRRFSKNERVNREEIEKVVLDTLENLSINKDVLLAISTYLKGKEEYLFTHSVNTMVTSLAIGGYLGYDRERLELIGIGAILHDVGLIQLSERRKIRDEDDFKEHPEVGLKIIRSLIPNVHPIIANIVLEHHERKNGSGYPNGLRGNEIATEAMIVGVADVFERLTSPNFGDRKLSPFEAMKYILSHTSELFDVRVVEALMRVMVIYPLGSLVRLSTGEIGRVAASTDNPFRPKVNIIFDRFGKPMEKVVRIDLTAEGNRKLFITEVLDESELDLDFARELAGER; encoded by the coding sequence ATGAAGAGGGTATATGTTGATGAGTTAAAGCCAGGGGATAAGCTGGCTTGGCCGGTTTATTTAGGTAGTGGGGAAATTCTTTTAGAGGCGGGGAAAGTTTTAACTGAGGAGGATATAGATAGGCTTCATGAATGGAGAATAGTCGAGGTTTTGGTAGAAGGCTATGATGAGCTTGAGAGAGAGCTTGAGGAGGAAAAGATCCTAAAAGAGGTATTTAGGGAAGCACATAGGCAAGCAGTTGAGCACTCAAAGAGGATATTAAGGCGCTTTTCTAAGAATGAGAGGGTTAATAGAGAGGAGATAGAGAAGGTTGTTCTGGATACGCTTGAGAACCTTTCCATAAATAAGGATGTTCTTTTAGCTATTTCGACTTATCTTAAGGGAAAAGAGGAATATCTTTTTACTCACTCGGTTAACACGATGGTAACTTCATTGGCTATAGGAGGCTATCTTGGTTATGATCGTGAGAGGTTAGAGCTTATCGGGATAGGTGCTATACTTCACGATGTGGGTCTTATTCAACTTTCGGAGAGAAGGAAAATCAGAGATGAAGATGATTTTAAAGAGCATCCAGAGGTGGGGTTAAAGATAATAAGGAGTTTGATTCCTAATGTGCATCCTATCATTGCTAATATAGTTTTAGAGCACCATGAGAGGAAAAATGGTAGCGGTTATCCAAATGGTTTGAGGGGAAACGAGATAGCTACAGAGGCAATGATTGTTGGGGTTGCAGATGTTTTTGAAAGATTAACATCGCCGAACTTTGGTGATAGAAAACTTTCACCATTTGAAGCAATGAAATATATATTATCACATACAAGTGAGCTTTTCGATGTGAGAGTGGTAGAAGCATTGATGAGAGTTATGGTTATTTATCCGTTGGGAAGCTTGGTGAGGCTAAGTACAGGTGAGATTGGAAGAGTTGCAGCTTCTACGGATAACCCATTTAGACCCAAAGTTAATATAATTTTCGATCGGTTTGGAAAACCTATGGAAAAGGTTGTGAGGATAGATTTAACGGCAGAGGGTAATAGAAAGCTTTTTATAACGGAGGTCTTAGATGAGAGCGAGCTTGATTTAGATTTTGCTCGTGAACTCGCGGGTGAGAGGTGA